The DNA region GTAAGAAACTTCTTACTCCGGTTAccgtttgaatataaaaaaaaaaaatgttcataagCGAAAGTTCGTATAAGAGTTGTTGGGAACTGTTCttgtataaataaaagagaAGTGTAAATAAAAGAGTAGTGTGTTGAAGCAATAAAGATAAACATCTGCTAATACGGATACCAAAAAGGATCGTTAGGTTCCAGATAAGCGAATGTGgactttaccttttttttaaataattaaactgtggtggtatgggtgtttgtgcagtccttgtggggtctctccaccgagcctcggagagcacgttagaccgtcggtgccggttgttatcatgtaggtacatctgatagcgatcgtcactcatagtagggaatatatctgccaacccgcattggagcagcgtggtggattaagctctgatccttctcatacatggggaaagaggcatacgcccagcagcgggatattacaggctgaagcgtaagcgtaaattattagatatttttttatggataaagcatttttattaaattgtatctGTGAACATGACTGGAACTACAGCTATCGCTTTACGTTAGTATTTTGTTAGAAATACGATGTTCTTAAGCTTACAAGTCGAAAAATGCACTTAAATTACACAGTTGAAAATCTTTACGGTTAGGGTATAATTTGCCTACTACGAGTATGGGTCACCCAAGTATTACGTAAGCAAAACTAAgtacctaattattattttttgaaatagaataaatggcaagttttttatttttgattatataaATACTCAACGTATACTACTCAATATATACGTCATCATCTTTTTTGACTTGggtacataatttaataaattgtaccAGAAATCgagtagaaaatttaaattcttgttttactttaaaacgtTTTGGAATGTAATTATGTTTCTTTTAACGTAAATGTGGTAAACTTTCTCGTGATCGTTTCATTTATTGAATAACATATTACTtacattttatgataaaattgtatattttaaaacattatttaaaatcaagtGTAAGCACTtgtcattactattttattggTACAAATTTACGTTACTATTCACAATAGGCACGTCAAAGAAATTCACAAACAGTAAAGGAACGGATTTGTTTATAAATGGCCGTGGCGCTTGTGTTGTTCTGTTGTGACTGTtgtattttgtttgaaaaaacgTCGTCTTGACGACAGGTATAGTGACTTTTATGAATTACAGTGTcgattttaatatgaatttattaaataatggaTGAACCCCAAAAAGATTTATCGCAGTCAACTGAAATCAAGGTAAGCTAGCTTTTAACTGGTACATGTAAGTGGTGTTACGTTCAATACGAGCGCGAAAGTTATTTTTGAGCGCACGGGTAGGAACTTccgatatttaaaatgtttaaatcagttacttttatctttatatCGGGTACACAATactgattatttaattaatttaccaaAGTACGGGTACACTTCGTTTCTTTCGCAATGTAGTTATTcggatttatttatatttttgtatatttttagaatgtcCTTCCGGATGTCGTTCATTCACAGCAAATCCACACAGTAGATAACGTGGTAGAGACCGATACGAACCCTGAAACGATTGTGGTGCAAGATGAACAAGAGCGACATACACAAGAATATGAAGATCCAAGTGGAACAGAGTCGATATCAGAACATATACCATTTAAAGTGGAATATTCAGTCACGGAGTCGGAATCCGGTCAGTCAGAATCTCAACACACATTACCTGATgttgaaacaaaaaatgaatgCATATTAAAAAATGATTCCCTTAGTATTCCTGTATCACAACAAGAGAGCGCTAGCCCTAATCAACAAGAAATAAGTCAACATAGTTCATGGAATCTAGATATTAACCAGTCAGATGTTCATATAAGTGAAGAAAGTCCAGTGATACTTGCTCTGTCATCTGACACATCCAAGGATGTACAAAAAAGTAAATCCCTTTCATCAGACAAACATGAAACACCTGAGGATTCACCGAGAAGTGAATATGAAGAttctttaaatgaaaatttgagCAACAAATCAAGTGAAAAGCAGGAAGATGAGAATTCAGaagaaaaattgaatttatCTAATGAGAATGAAGCAGTTTCTCTGGGACAGTGCAGTTCTGGATCagaagaaataataaaacttgataTTAGAGGGCAAGCAGCGCCAAGGTACCCGTTACAGTctgctaaaataatttttggaccACCACCCGATGGCAGTACAATTATTGGTCCGAACTTGGAACCATTGCCTGTTTTCAAAAGTTTGTTGTCGCCGTGTCTTGTTGTTGCAAGTGATGGAGTCAAAGTCGAGGAAGTATTTGATAATAAACCGCCATCACCAAAGAAGGAAATAGAAACTTCCTTGACACCGTCCGCGGGCTCAGCGAGTGACAAAATTGAACAAGATGTTTTAGTTGAAGAATTGACTGTTGAAGATGAGACAAAAGAGAAAATCAAAGACGGCACGGGTACAGCACCTAAATCTTTTGTACCAGAAGACACTATGTCTTTTAGTACCCTAAGCACTGACTACAAAACAATATGTGAAGAGTATCACACAAAGGTATTGGTCATTTGAGAACATTGGGCTTGATCTGCATGTGTTGATTGATAATTGCATGTTGCATGCTacacacaatattttttatatatcgtgTTAAATTTCACACAGCTTCTATTGTTAACTGTATTCAATAAAATCGATagtgttcattttatttaatactaattattgaagtttttacaattaaattgataacaaaatgttaaatatttgttttatcaacattatacaaatattccatatttactattattaaatgttttgttacataaatttttttaagttttaatattattgtacttTAACTAGTAGGTTTTTtccttaatatattaaataattgcatgaagaataaaaatgtaaacacaGTAATTCAATGTTTTTGGTAGTTAAAAGCACAAAAATACAGATTTAATACTTtcacacatattttattttcgtacttttcaatttttatttattaaataaactgcTATAATCTTTTGCATCACTGGTAATGTTGCTTTTTATTTTTCCGTACAATGTTACTTTCAAGGatgttcaatttattaaaaaagatgtCATGAAAAATGAAAGCAAGTATATATGCGCTTGCTTACTTTACCTGTACATAAATGTAACATTCGCTTGTCTGTCCTTTCAGCTTGTGCACTTGGAAGAGGCTATAACACAGCGTGACCAATTAATCGAAGAACTAACGGTCTCATTACAGCGATCAGTTCGCGAACGAGACGACCTCAGACACGAAAATGAGCACCTCACTATCGAAGTACAAAACTTACAACACATTACAGCCGAGCGCTCGCATTCAGACCACGACACCATCAAGGCTCAGTTATCCGACTTTATGAAATACCAGAGCATGCTGAAAGATGACAGTACAAAATTTTACTCAGCACTCATGAGCGGGACCGCGTCGCTTCAAAGTTCAAATGGCGAAAAAGATATGGACAGGGAGGAAATATTGGTAAACTATTCGAAATCGGACTTGAGATCTTCTGGATCGTCAGAAGACTTTCAAACGGGCTTCGAGAATAAATTGACGTTGTTGTTAAATAAGTTCGAGGAGTATATAGAAGACAATTTGAGAAATAAGTTAAGGGAGAGTATTATTAAGGTGCTATGCGACGAAATCGGTAAAATGAGGGTAGAATATGATACTGATATTAAGGAAATGGAGACGCAAATGAAGCAGGACAAACAGTTTTATACGGTGGAAACCAGGAAACTGAGGGAGCTCCTGTCCTCGGTAAAAGCTGGTAGTGTAGATATAGACGAATTGAGGCAGGAGCTGAACGTCAAACACGAGAAGGAAATGGAGAATCTCAGGACGTATTTCGAGAAGAAATGTTCCGATTTGGGACGCAGGTGAGcaattcttgttttatttgacGACTTATTAGTTGTATTTCtacatttgttaattatattacaaaaaaaatgttgtttatccTTATAATGTCAGTTCTGTTCTTTttggaattaaattattaatttctgcTTAAATTTTGGGCACAGAATTTTTAATATCTGCTTCCCCTCCAAATCCAATCTTAGCAATGGTTTTCAAATATGTAAAAAAGCTTACGCGTATATTAAAAGCTACCTTATTTCGTTAATTGTATAAACGTGTGCTAACTTTTACCTATCTtgataataaatactaattaaatatGTTTCATTATGCCATCCAGGATAAAAGGGTGAGTAGTTTATCAGTATAAAGTATCGTAGTTTGAGATTGTTTACCATTATGTAACAAGTTACGGTTAATTTAACAGGCAAGTTACGGTACGCTTACGTAAAACATTGTAGATCTGTCTAAATATAGCCTTAGAGGTCGCAGGTCATGAAGCGATTAAACACGCGATTTTGCTAAACCAAACTCGGTCTAACAGAcggtttttataaattataatatctcATCTGAATAAGCTATCTCTAACCTTGCTTATTAGGTTATTAGATACTAGATTTCGGCTTTGGTGTTAAACAATTTTGACTGTGCCGTTTTCGCACCTTAAAATATAGCTCGTCATGCAGTGATAACGTAACATTCTGGCCAaagaattgttatttaaaatcgattggctgttttttgagtaaaaaatgaacaaaaatgcAAATTTTTTCCTCTTAATAGTAtctattagtatagataaaattgAAGTCGATAAGATTGTAtcagaaatttatttcaagGTGGTTTATTGAAATCGGCTACAAGGTAATCTTGCCAAACTGCAAGGTTAATCTACGTCGGTTTACCTGGGTCGATTTGATTCACAAGTTCACATATTAGTGTATGGTTATTATGATACCTCCTAGATTACACGGATGATAGACGTgtcattttattcttaaaatttatttaaaaggatTTTTATACGGAGTAGcacatttgtttcttttttacctTTTAAAGAGATTACTCATTTTCCGTGGGCGATAAAAGGGCTAAAGAATATAATCGTGTTAAGTCGAAAGATCCTTcgacgaaaatatttttaataagaatctttgctttattgtaaaataggagttttttttttactaattcgttgatataacaaccgctctggtgtattgGTGCGAGTAATTGCccaaaacaccgacggtttgcataggcctctttccccatgtaggagaaggtctaaagcttaattcaccacgctgcttcaatgcgggttggcggatatatttcctactatgagtaacgatcgctatcaggtgtacatgataacaaccgggaccgtcggcttaacgtgctctccgaggcaaggtgcggagacccacaagaactaacaatcagaccgaaaataaatatttgtataaacacaaatatccactccgagcaggaatcgaacccgcgaccgtcggtgctTAAGCGCCGCCGACATTTCACATGCACCATTTCACCAGAGCGGCTTGTGAATAAATAAGtgaatctaatatataaaaatctcgtgttaGGGGCCAAACtcatccgaaacggcttgaccgattcttatgaaactttttgtgcatatttgttaggtctgagaatcagtcgtaaaatgttttttaacgccttaagttataagggtgGCCCACcccaaaatatttgttttaattttttggcaatttttttacaccaaattttcacccttctaccaccgacccgtgtttttttaataacgtttagcggcaaaacaacgtttgccggatcAGCTAGTTACATATAAAGATAGCAGTATTTTGACGAATGTTCGTAGCTATTCGGAGAAGGTGTGGCTCGAGCGCGTGTGCGCGTCCGCGGGCTCGCCGGAGCCGGGCGCGGAGCCCGACCCCGCGGCCGGGGacgcgcgccgcgcccgctcGGCCGACCCCGCCCTGCCGCCCGAGGTACGGGTAGGAAGCCCTACTgcttatttattcatttcataAACTTATATGGTACAGCCTACGGTTGAGTGAGAGACGACATATGAGGGAAGGTCATGAGGTAAACCAAAttcaatgaaagtcgatctaacattaagattattttgagtatacacactatcagcctatcgcagtccactgctggacataggcctccccaagttcgtgccagacatcccggtcttccgcaatcctcatccagccgacaccggcaatcttacgtagatcgtcggtccaacgggccagaggacgtcccacactgcgtttgctaattctgtgggctatctcggttactttcgttctctcgcgaatagtctcatttcttatcctatctttgagagagaccccaatataatattttgagtatatataggcagaagtacagacgtccgGTTATTAGTTTGCAAAGACAATCACATCGCTGAATGTGGGTAACCCGTACTAAACTATATGCTTATATTTCCATTACCCTACATATATTATGACTACGaaagtttgtaaaaaaagatatttggGGATGTGGAGGAACAGATTGTAAAGTTCCTTATCCACcgtcgaaaagggaggatcctccaaccagacgggtgttgtgtctggcgggctactgcccccaacggttgtttttttttttctcgaagtTTTGGtcctagcggcctttacagcgtcaccggtgagaggggcagGGTACTAAagacaccggccgcgaaggaagaaggggagccctctgggagggctcgggggAAAAATGCacgccctaagggtgtctcctagcgagatcgcacctcggcttagagcgtcgtcggagtggaggaggcgctatgcggagcgctgagacggcttacggacggtcagctacgcgcctaggcgcgtgcgagccgtcagaagccccaacggttgttgtcgagttctatatactcaatcactctgataactttgatagcgcgatgtaggatacgtcattTTCTCAAGtttgtatgtcgcgagatagatgtcgctagaTAGAGTCATTTACGCAGAGTTATTAAAGttgagcacagcaggaaatatttcggtccaaatttggagcagctcgactgggcaagtgcctcgaccttacagaagatcatagcttaataataatgcttttaagtagtgttgtgttcctatggtgagtaaggtagcccaAGTTTCGAGTTCTCGGTGATCTGTTTGAGTGGATTAATTGTGCAACACCCCATGATGGTGCAGGAATTGATCATGGTCATTATAGGAATTaccttatattaattttattctattcccTATATCTTGAGAATGATTCGgtcca from Melitaea cinxia chromosome 15, ilMelCinx1.1, whole genome shotgun sequence includes:
- the LOC123660209 gene encoding A-kinase anchor protein 9-like; translated protein: MDEPQKDLSQSTEIKNVLPDVVHSQQIHTVDNVVETDTNPETIVVQDEQERHTQEYEDPSGTESISEHIPFKVEYSVTESESGQSESQHTLPDVETKNECILKNDSLSIPVSQQESASPNQQEISQHSSWNLDINQSDVHISEESPVILALSSDTSKDVQKSKSLSSDKHETPEDSPRSEYEDSLNENLSNKSSEKQEDENSEEKLNLSNENEAVSLGQCSSGSEEIIKLDIRGQAAPRYPLQSAKIIFGPPPDGSTIIGPNLEPLPVFKSLLSPCLVVASDGVKVEEVFDNKPPSPKKEIETSLTPSAGSASDKIEQDVLVEELTVEDETKEKIKDGTGTAPKSFVPEDTMSFSTLSTDYKTICEEYHTKLVHLEEAITQRDQLIEELTVSLQRSVRERDDLRHENEHLTIEVQNLQHITAERSHSDHDTIKAQLSDFMKYQSMLKDDSTKFYSALMSGTASLQSSNGEKDMDREEILVNYSKSDLRSSGSSEDFQTGFENKLTLLLNKFEEYIEDNLRNKLRESIIKVLCDEIGKMRVEYDTDIKEMETQMKQDKQFYTVETRKLRELLSSVKAGSVDIDELRQELNVKHEKEMENLRTYFEKKCSDLGRSYSEKVWLERVCASAGSPEPGAEPDPAAGDARRARSADPALPPEATFIDNTLKQANKQLEQQLEDIKAEHIAYINELQARHKETIASLEEQITELKAHIQTVANTETVEPLYQQDIDSELEKTARDERVRRELLTELQEQLQVLLSDPDAELSSWPLEFVALRERIHADRPADNECSGVRDESSLGEADKWRQRRNNSFDQNRQLEEVTKER